From Abiotrophia defectiva ATCC 49176:
GAAGCAGCAGATTTAGATGGGGCGGGTAAGGTGAAGCAGTTCTTCGCCGTGACTCTGCCACTAGTCTGGAACAACATTCGCACCACCTTGACCTTCTTCATTATTTCTACCATCAACCTCAGCTTCCTCTTGGTTCAAACCATGACCAGTGAAGGGCCAAACGGGGCCTCCTCGGTAGTCTTATCCTACATGTATGGGCAAGCCTATACCAACTCATCCTATGGCTACGGGATGGCCATTGGGGTTGTCATCTTCATCTTCTCCTTCGTCTTGTCAGCGGTCGTTAGTGCCGTAACCAAGCGGGACATTCTTGAATACTAGAAAGGAGCCAGTCAAATGAGTCGTTCAACGAATCGTTTATACAAGATTTTTATCTACTTAGTGCTGTCGCTCCTGGCTATTTCGATTATTGTGCCAGTGGGCTGGGTCTTTCTGGCCTCACTTAAGGAAAATTCAGAATTCTACCGTTCGCCTTGGTCCTTGCCGATGGGGCTCTACTGGCAGAACTTTGTCGATGCTTGGAATCGGGCTAGTATGGGGGCTTATGTCTTCAACTCGGTGATTGTAACTGCTATGGCTTTGGCGCTTCTCTTAGCCTTGGCCTTGCCAGCTGCTTATGTTCTAGCGCGTTTTGAATTCCCAGGCCGTGGCCTTTTACGTCAACTCTTTAAGGGTGGGCTCTTCATCAACGTTAACTACATTGTAGTACCCATCTTCTTGATGTTGGTCGATGCCAAAAAAGGCTTTGCCATGATGCCGGAACTCTTAAACAATCGTTTCATCTTAGCCTTGGTCTATGCGGCAACTTCTCTGCCATTTACCATCTATCTCTTATCTAGCTACTTTATGACCTTACCGTCAACTTTTGAAGAAGCAGCTTCGATCGATGGGGCCAATCATTTTACAACCATGATGCGGATTATGATTCCTATGGCTAAACCAAGTATTATCACGGTTATTCTCTTTAACTTCCTAGGCTTCTGGAATGAATATATCATTTCCTTTACCCTGATGAATAAACAAGAGTTACGAACCCTGCCAGTGGGTTTGATGAACTTAATGGCAGCGCAAAATGCGGCACAACAATACGGTCAACTCTACGCCGGCATGGTCATGGTCATGTTGCCAACCCTCATCCTCTATATTTTCGTTCAGAAGCGTCTGACCGAAGGGATGACAGCGGGCGGTTCCAAGGAATAAGACAAGCCTTGATAGTGAGACTTAGATGAAGGAGATGTAGTAAATGGCCAAATCAAAAGGCAGACTTACTTTACCAAGTGAGCGCAATTTCCTTGCGCAAACTCAAGAATTATTAGATCGCTGGGGGGCTGATGCCATCCGCGATTCCGATGGGACCAAATTAGAAGAGGCAGTCAAAGATTTAGATGCTTCTATCTATACAACCTATTTTGTAGCTCGAAATCATAATGATTTTATCAAAGACCATATGGAAGAGTGCCAACAACTCTATTTGATGTCACCCTTCCATACCGCAAGCAAAGAAAGCTTAGCCATTGATTTCATGCAGGGCTACTATCGGGAACAAGTAGTACCTGACTATCATCATGATCCTAAGGAGTGGTGGGAAGTCATTAACCGCACCACTGGCCAAGTAGTCCCAAGCAGCCAGTGGCAGGTGGATCAAGAGCAGGACCTAGTGATTGTGGAAGGGACTGAGCCCTTCCATGAATATACGGTTTCCTTCTTAGTTTATAAGATTTGGGACCCAACTCAAATGTATAACCATATCACCAATAATTGGGGAGACTCAGTGGCTCATGATATTCCTTTTGATGTGCGTCAGCCACATTCCAACCGCTTCGTGTCAGACTACCTCAGACGTTGGTGCCAAGAGAATCCTAAGTCGGATGTGGTCCGCTTTACCACCTTCTTCTACCATTTCACCCTGGTCTTCAATGACAAGGCCAAAGAGAAATTTGTCGACTGGTTTGGCTATGGAGCTTCTGTATCACCAGCAGCCATCCTAGCCTTCCAAGAAGCCAAAGGTTATCGTCTGAGACCGGAAGACTTTGTTGACCAAGGTTACTATAATACGGCTTTCCGCGTGCCTTCTAAGGCTTACTTAGACTATGTCGATTTCCAAAGTCATTTTGTGGCCCAAGAAGCCAAGAAGTTAGTGGATATTGTCCATGAAGCTGGCAAGGAAGCCATGATGTTCCTAGGCGATAACTGGATTGGGACCGAACCTTATGGCCCTTATTTCAAGGATATTGGCTTGGACGCAGTAGTTGGGTCAGTCGGCGGCGGGGCAACCTTGCGAATGATTGCCGATATTCCACATGTTAAATATACCGAAGGTCGCTTCCTGCCATACTTCTTCCCAGATACTTTCTATGAAGGAAATGATCCGACCATTGAAGCCAACGAGAATTGGCTAACAGCACGCCGGGCCATTATGCGTAAGCCCGTTGACCGGATTGGTTATGGGGGTTATCTCAGTCTCGCCTATAAATTCCCTAAATTTGTTTCCTATATCGAAGAAGTGGCGGATGAATTCCGAGATATCTACGCCATTGTCAAAGACACCAAGCCTTATGTGGGGCTAAAAGTAGGGATTCTCAATGCTTGGGGGGCACTTCGGACCTGGCAAACGCACATGGTGGCGCATGCCTTGCACTATAAGCAAATCTACTCCTATCTGGGGATTCTAGAAGCCCTCAGCGGTGCGGCGGTTGAGGTAGTCTTCTTGAGTTTTGACCAGGTGATTGCTGACGGTGTGCCGGCAGATGTGGACGTCTTAATTAACGCAGGCGATGCCGGAACCGCCTTTAGTGGTGGTCAACATTGGGCACGTCCAGAATTGTTAAGTGCCATTCGTCGCTTCGTCTACCAAGGTGGCGGTTTGGTGGGCGTTGGTGAGCCAAGTGCCCATCTCCAAAATGGTCGTTTCTTCCAATTAGCTGAAATTTTCGGGGTGGATAAGGAGTTAGGCTTCTCCCTATCGACTGACAAATACTTCACTCAAGCCCAAGGCAGTCACTTTATTACGGCAGATTTAGTGACTGGTCAGGTGCCAGATTTCGGGGAGTCCATGCATAACCTCTATGCCCTA
This genomic window contains:
- the gnpA gene encoding 1,3-beta-galactosyl-N-acetylhexosamine phosphorylase; the protein is MAKSKGRLTLPSERNFLAQTQELLDRWGADAIRDSDGTKLEEAVKDLDASIYTTYFVARNHNDFIKDHMEECQQLYLMSPFHTASKESLAIDFMQGYYREQVVPDYHHDPKEWWEVINRTTGQVVPSSQWQVDQEQDLVIVEGTEPFHEYTVSFLVYKIWDPTQMYNHITNNWGDSVAHDIPFDVRQPHSNRFVSDYLRRWCQENPKSDVVRFTTFFYHFTLVFNDKAKEKFVDWFGYGASVSPAAILAFQEAKGYRLRPEDFVDQGYYNTAFRVPSKAYLDYVDFQSHFVAQEAKKLVDIVHEAGKEAMMFLGDNWIGTEPYGPYFKDIGLDAVVGSVGGGATLRMIADIPHVKYTEGRFLPYFFPDTFYEGNDPTIEANENWLTARRAIMRKPVDRIGYGGYLSLAYKFPKFVSYIEEVADEFRDIYAIVKDTKPYVGLKVGILNAWGALRTWQTHMVAHALHYKQIYSYLGILEALSGAAVEVVFLSFDQVIADGVPADVDVLINAGDAGTAFSGGQHWARPELLSAIRRFVYQGGGLVGVGEPSAHLQNGRFFQLAEIFGVDKELGFSLSTDKYFTQAQGSHFITADLVTGQVPDFGESMHNLYALSEETEILEYSNGEVHMAAHDYGQGRGVYLAGLPYSIDNTRLLMRALYYAAHREADFNKWHSSNPAVEVHAYPAKGKYAVVNNTAEPQVTTVYDGQGISKEVSLAASEIRWEEI
- a CDS encoding carbohydrate ABC transporter permease, which codes for MSRSTNRLYKIFIYLVLSLLAISIIVPVGWVFLASLKENSEFYRSPWSLPMGLYWQNFVDAWNRASMGAYVFNSVIVTAMALALLLALALPAAYVLARFEFPGRGLLRQLFKGGLFINVNYIVVPIFLMLVDAKKGFAMMPELLNNRFILALVYAATSLPFTIYLLSSYFMTLPSTFEEAASIDGANHFTTMMRIMIPMAKPSIITVILFNFLGFWNEYIISFTLMNKQELRTLPVGLMNLMAAQNAAQQYGQLYAGMVMVMLPTLILYIFVQKRLTEGMTAGGSKE